In Gossypium arboreum isolate Shixiya-1 chromosome 6, ASM2569848v2, whole genome shotgun sequence, the following are encoded in one genomic region:
- the LOC108449899 gene encoding uncharacterized protein LOC108449899, protein MSWLLKSLQSEVPRSPTPSPDHSPTNLNGGVKDDLSLIGETIGRQLRGVAAFLAPPPSPPSINASERGLEQEQVQEPQSAKLLGIRNDLAEIGGSFKSGLSLLSSNRAVTEISRFASSLLQFPDQDDHGGHDEDDDDEDYDDGVPGITDEVIKFVKEISNRPELWTDFPLSLHNDFKMSEDQIEHAENIEHLVPSFEALRVGLQNNLGDERFWMIYFILLLPRLNEHDFEVLSSPEVIETRDALLQKLQKNKNVQVENSSPDASRQSGNFSETKRETFVSKEKVSEIVNAAEGLEITSSEDNTEQWLEEAEFSCGSSLSIKKNLEHEDDVLFSDLEDDDTDTSNRASVRKSTQHNKALSSSGSNDWVQLDKRPETRGALQKAGQTSCRDKDSEGEESNDWLTDDDFVDVVRGK, encoded by the exons ATGTCTTGGCTGTTGAAGTCTCTCCAATCCGAAGTTCCTCGTTCGCCCACGCCTTCACCAGATCACAGTCCCACCAACCTAAACGGCGGCGTCAAGGACGATCTTTCTCTCATCGGGGAGACTATAGGCCGCCAACTACGTGGAGTCGCTGCGTTCTTAGCACCGCCTCCTTCGCCGCCTTCCATCAATGCCTCCGAGCGAGGGCTAGAACAGGAACAAGTACAAGAGCCGCAGTCAGCTAAGCTCCTGGGGATCCGCAACGATTTGGCGGAGATCGGTGGCAGCTTCAAGAGCGGGCTTtcgttattatcaagtaacagaGCGGTGACGGAGATCTCTAGATTCGCTTCGAGTTTATTACAGTTCCCGGATCAAGATGATCATGGTGGTCATGATGAGGATGATGACGATGAAGATTACGATGACGGAGTGCCGGGAATTACCGATGAGGTGATTAAATTTGTTAAAGAAATTTCCAACCGACCAGAGCTCTGGACTGATTTTCCTCTCTCTTTACATAACG ATTTCAAAATGTCTGAGGATCAGATAGAACATGCTGAAAATATTGAACACCTCGTCCCGAGTTTTGAAGCTCTTAGAGTTGGCCTTCAGAATAACTTGGGAGATGAAAGGTTTTGGATGATATATTTCATATTGTTGCTTCCAAGACTGAATGAGCATGATTTTGAGGTTCTTTCAAGCCCTGAG GTTATTGAAACTAGAGACGCACTTTTGCAGAAGTTGCAAAAGAATAAGAATGTACAGGTTGAAAACAGTAGTCCTGATGCATCTCGACAGAGTGGCAATTTTAGTGAGACAAAACGAGAAACTTTTGTATCTAAGGAAAAGGTCAGTGAAATCGTAAATGCAGCAGAAGGATTAGAGATTACCTCCAGCGAGGACAACACTGAGCAAtggttagaagaagcagaatttTCCTGTGGAAGTTCCCTGAGCATCAAGAAAAACCTGGAACATGAAGATGATGTTTTGTTCAGTGATCTGGAAGACGATGATACCGATACTTCTAATAGAGCATCAGTGCGTAAGTCAACACAGCATAACAAAGCTCTTTCATCCAGTGGATCCAATGACTGGGTTCAGCTGGACAAGAGACCAGAAACTCGTGGTGCTTTGCAGAAAGCAGGCCAAACAAGTTGTCGAGATAAAGATTCTGAAGGTGAGGAGTCAAATGACTGGCTCACTGATGATGATTTCGTCGACGTGGTAAGAGGGAAATGA
- the LOC128293836 gene encoding uncharacterized protein LOC128293836, whose product MMQEVAQEKNYLAKKLRITEADKNSLVEELRTEVEAQKAEQQSLSNEVQMLKQELKQIKREKQDKEEEIGRCKNYNDELEVKLNSLQAVAQEKNDLAKKLRKTEADKNRFVEELRTEVEAQKAEQQSLSNEVQTLKQELRQIKREKQEKEEELGRCKNYNDELEVKLNSLQVCFFLLSLGLSYDNGSFYHKSKTSHSVQFCFASDLVVLAKVSSQKDKSLYWL is encoded by the exons ATGATGCAGGAAGTAGCTCAAGAGAAGAATTATCTTGCTAAAAAGCTGAGGATCACCGAAGCTGATAAGAACAGCCTCGTTGAAGAATTGAGAACAGAAGTTGAAGCTCAAAAAGCAGAACAACAGTCACTTTCAAATGAAGTCCAGATGTTGAAGCAAGAACTTAAGCAGATCAAAAGAGAGAAACAGGACAAGGAAGAGGAAATTGGACGCTGTAAGAACTATAATGATGAGCTGGAAGTGAAGTTGAATAGTTTGCAG GCAGTAGCTCAAGAGAAGAATGATCTTGCTAAAAAGCTGAGGAAGACTGAAGCTGATAAGAACAGATTCGTCGAAGAATTGAGAACAGAAGTTGAAGCTCAAAAAGCAGAACAACAGTCACTTTCAAATGAAGTGCAGACGTTGAAGCAAGAACTTAGGCAGATCAAAAGAGAGAAACAGGAGAAGGAAGAGGAGCTTGGACGCTGTAAGAACTATAATGATGAGCTGGAAGTGAAATTGAATAGTTTGCAGGTCTGTTTCTTCTTACTTTCTCTGGGTCTTAGTTATGATAATGGTTCTTTCTACCATAAATCTAAAACTTCACATTCAGTTCAATTTTGTTTTGCATCTGACCTGGTTGTCCTTGCTAAAGTATCTTCGCAGAAGGACAAAAGCCTCTATTGGCTGTAA